Proteins from a genomic interval of Parafrankia discariae:
- a CDS encoding DUF4407 domain-containing protein, with the protein MSNNFFLGSPGPGGPPGTATPDVTRRQSRVTRILLWLSGANTEILNRFPSDVAKYVGIGGAVLTTSTMAAISCAFALRMALGLNPFFYLILGLAWGFAIMSLDRWLVVSMQRRDHWYQILPVALPRLVLALLIGVVISTPLVLRIFEAEITTELAQMRSERESAFLATSQTDERGRRITALTAERDQLQNTIDSDASVDVSKDPEVIRVQGLVDAKQTEYNQAEQNVVCENEGTCGSTRVGRGPAYAEKVAIRDRLKGELDELKRQLTTAQQNARTAGESTRGAEVTTARSRLTEVSAELETLTGQRTESVNSFRKENGKENGLLIRMEALDNLTAHRPALGLAHRFLLVFITAIECLPIIVKFFISIGPPTDYEQAVALDGRSRLRAEEDRIRQRRADTILENTGLHRRRQLGWEMGAEAVEQASEAALEQYKRRALRQARRNPEQFLFPQSFSTGPAVPAQQTVSRRSWLDSLLGRPRSQPVTAVRQDDGRQPYPSGDPVQPPGPFFDGDSGDTYGRWGH; encoded by the coding sequence ATGTCAAACAATTTTTTTCTGGGCAGCCCGGGGCCGGGCGGTCCGCCGGGCACCGCCACGCCGGACGTCACCCGCCGCCAGTCGCGGGTCACGCGCATCCTGCTGTGGCTGTCCGGTGCCAACACGGAGATACTGAACCGGTTTCCGTCCGACGTGGCGAAGTACGTGGGTATCGGCGGCGCCGTGCTCACGACGTCGACCATGGCTGCCATCTCCTGCGCGTTCGCGCTGCGCATGGCGCTGGGTCTGAACCCGTTCTTCTACCTGATCCTCGGCCTGGCCTGGGGTTTTGCCATCATGAGCCTGGACCGGTGGCTCGTGGTCTCGATGCAGCGTCGGGATCACTGGTACCAGATCCTGCCGGTCGCCCTTCCCCGGCTCGTTCTCGCGCTGCTGATCGGCGTGGTCATCTCCACCCCGCTGGTGCTGCGCATCTTCGAGGCGGAGATCACGACCGAGCTCGCGCAGATGCGCAGCGAGCGGGAGAGCGCGTTCCTGGCGACCTCGCAGACCGACGAACGCGGCCGGCGAATCACGGCGCTGACCGCGGAGCGGGACCAGCTGCAGAACACGATCGACTCCGACGCCTCCGTGGACGTCAGCAAGGATCCCGAGGTCATCCGCGTTCAGGGGCTGGTTGACGCCAAGCAGACCGAGTACAACCAGGCCGAGCAGAACGTCGTCTGCGAGAACGAGGGCACCTGCGGCAGCACCAGGGTCGGCCGGGGTCCCGCCTACGCGGAGAAGGTGGCGATCCGTGATCGCCTCAAAGGTGAGCTGGACGAGCTGAAACGGCAGCTCACCACGGCCCAGCAGAACGCGCGGACGGCGGGCGAGAGCACCCGTGGAGCCGAGGTGACGACCGCGCGCTCCCGGCTGACCGAGGTGTCCGCGGAGCTGGAGACCCTAACCGGGCAGCGCACCGAGTCCGTCAACAGCTTCCGGAAAGAGAACGGCAAGGAAAACGGCCTGCTCATTCGCATGGAGGCGCTGGACAACCTGACCGCGCACCGGCCGGCGCTGGGGCTCGCCCACCGCTTCCTGCTGGTGTTCATCACGGCGATCGAGTGCCTGCCCATCATCGTCAAGTTCTTCATCTCGATCGGCCCACCGACCGACTACGAGCAGGCGGTCGCCCTCGACGGGAGGAGCCGGCTGCGGGCCGAGGAGGATCGCATCCGGCAGCGGCGGGCGGACACCATCCTGGAGAACACCGGCCTGCACCGCCGCCGACAACTGGGCTGGGAGATGGGGGCCGAGGCGGTCGAGCAGGCCAGCGAGGCCGCCCTCGAACAGTACAAACGCCGGGCGCTCCGGCAGGCCAGGCGCAACCCGGAGCAGTTCCTGTTCCCCCAGTCGTTCTCGACCGGGCCCGCTGTCCCGGCGCAGCAGACCGTGTCTCGGCGGTCCTGGCTCGACAGTCTGCTGGGACGTCCCCGGTCACAACCGGTCACCGCCGTGCGGCAGGACGATGGCCGGCAGCCCTACCCGAGCGGCGATCCGGTCCAGCCCCCGGGTCCGTTCTTCGACGGCGACTCCGGCGACACCTATGGTCGATGGGGGCACTGA